From one Physeter macrocephalus isolate SW-GA chromosome 18, ASM283717v5, whole genome shotgun sequence genomic stretch:
- the GTPBP2 gene encoding GTP-binding protein 2 isoform X1: protein MDSRVSELFGGCCRPGGGPAVGGTLKARGAGGSSSCGGPKGKKKNGRNRGSKANNPPYLPPEAEDGNIEYKLKLVNPSQYRFEHLVTQMKWRLQEGRGEAVYQIGVEDNGLLVGLAEEEMRASLKTLHRMAEKVGADITVLREREVDYDSDMPRKITEVLVRKVPDNQQFLDLRVAVLGNVDSGKSTLLGVLTQGELDNGRGRARLNLFRHLHEIQSGRTSSISFEILGFNSKGEVVNYSDSRTAEEICESSSKMITFIDLAGHHKYLHTTIFGLTSYCPDCALLLVSANTGIAGTTREHLGLALALKVPFFIVVSKVDLCAKTTVERTVRQLERVLKQPGCHKVPMLVISEDDAVTAAQQFAQSPNVTPIFTLSSVSGESLDLLKVFLNILPPLTNSKEQEELMQQLTEFQVDEIYTVPEVGTVVGGTLSSGICREGDQLVVGPTDDGCFLELRVCSIQRNRSACRVLRAGQAATLALGDFDRALLRKGMVMVSPEMNPTICSVFEAEIVLLFHATTFRRGFQVTVHVGNVRQTAVVEKIHAKDKLRTGEKAVVRFRFLKHPEYLKVGAKLLFREGVTKGIGHVTDVQAIAAGEAQANMGF, encoded by the exons ATGGACTCGCGGGTATCGGAGCTGTTTGGCGGCTGCTGCCGGCCCGGAGGGGGCCCGGCCGTGGGCGGAACCCTCAAGGCTAGGGGCgccggcggcagcagcagctgcgGTGGCccgaaggggaagaagaagaacgGAAGGAACAGAGGGAGCAAAGCCAACAATCCCCCGTACCTGCCCCCCGAG gCTGAAGATGGAAACATCGAATATAAA CTGAAGCTGGTGAATCCATCCCAGTATCGTTTTGAGCACCTGGTGACACAGATGAAGTGGCGGCTCCAGGAGGGCCGCGGTGAGGCTGTCTACCAGATTGGAGTAGAAGACAATGGGCTGCTGGTGGGGCTGGCTGAGGAGGAGATGCGGGCCTCCCTCAAGACCCTGCACCGGATGGCGGAGAA GGTCGGGGCAGACATCACTGTTCTCCGGGAGCGAGAAGTGGACTATGATAGTGACATGCCCCGGAAGATCACCGAGGTGCTGGTACGAAAGGTCCCTGACAACCAACAG TTCCTGGACCTCCGTGTGGCTGTCCTGGGGAATGTGGACTCAGGGAAGTCGACTCTGCTTGGAGTCCTGACCCAAGGAGAGCTGGACAATGGGCGGGGCCGGGCTCGGCTGAACCTTTTCCGCCACCTGCATGAGATTCAGTCCGGCCGAACCTCCAGCATCAGCTTCGAGATCCTGGGCTTTAACAGCAAGGGAGAG GTGGTGAATTACAGTGACTCACGGACGGCAGAAGAGATCTGTGAGAGCAGCTCCAAGATGATCACCTTCATCGACCTGGCAGGCCACCACAAGTACCTGCACACCACCATCTTCGGCCTCACCTCCTACTGCCCTGACTGTGCCCTGCTCCTCGTCAGTGCTAACACTGGGATTG CCGGCACCACAAGGGAACATCTGGGGCTGGCACTGGCCCTGAAAGTGCCCTTCTTCATCGTGGTCAGCAAGGTGGACCTGTGTGCCAAGACCACAGTGGAGAGGACGGTACGCCAGCTAGAGCGGGTCCTCAAGCAGCCTGGCTGCCACAAGGTCCCCATGCTGGTCATCTCTGAGGACGATGCCGTCACTGCTGCCCAGCAGTTTGCCCAGTCCCCCAA TGTCACCCCCATCTTCACACTGTCCAGCGTGTCTGGAGAGAGTCTGGACCTGCTCAAAGTCTTTCTGAATATTCTGCCGCCACTCACCAACAGCAAAGAGCAGGAGGAACTCATGCAGCAGCTGACGGAGTTCCAG GTGGATGAAATCTACACAGTACCAGAGGTGGGGACAGTTGTTGGAGGGACACTTTCCAG TGGGATTTGCCGTGAGGGGGACCAGCTGGTGGTGGGCCCCACGGACGATGGCTGCTTCCTGGAGCTGAGAGTATGCAGCATCCAACGCAACCGCTCTGCCTGTCGTGTGCTGCGAGCTGGCCAGGCCGCTACGCTGGCCCTCGGGGACTTTGACCGAGCACTCCTTCGCAAG GGCATGGTGATGGtgagcccagagatgaaccccaCCATCTGCTCAGTGTTCGAGGCAGAGATAGTCCTGCTGTTCCATGCCACCACCTTCCGACGAGGCTTCCAGGTGACAGTACACGTGGGCAATGTACGTCAGACAGCAGTGGTGGAAAAGATCCATGCCAAG GACAAGCTGCGGACAGGGGAGAAGGCAGTGGTACGTTTCCGCTTCCTGAAACACCCAGAGTACCTGAAGGTGGGCGCCAAGCTGCTGTTCCGGGAGGGTGTCACCAAGGGCATCGGCCATGTCACCGACGTGCAAGCCattgcagcgggagaggcccagGCCAACATGGGCTTCTGA
- the POLH gene encoding DNA polymerase eta isoform X2 has protein sequence MKLVHLGSLETCGQMMLRSYVQIFYWHKFVSPMEKLTSPKEMRKQGLLQWLDSLQTDNTTSPDLQLTVGAVIVEEMRAAIERQTGFQCSAGISHNKVLAKLACGLNKPNRQTLVSHGSVPQLFSQVPISKIRNLGGKLGASVIEILGVEYMGELTQFTESQLQSHFGEKNGSWLYAMCRGIEHDPVKARQIPKTIGCSKNFPGKTALAAREQVQWWLLHLAQELEERLIKDRNDNDRVATQLVVSIRVQGDKRLSSLRRCCALTRYDAHKMSHDAFAVIRNCNTSGTQTEWSPPLTMVFLCATKFSASAPSPGTDITIFLSSDPSSPPKVPITSSKAKTQENGPAVTTTKKATTSLESFFQKAAEKQKVKEASLSSLTATTQAPISNSPSKPSLPFQTSHTSGTEPFFKQKSLLLKQKQLTNVFFLPQKPQSSPKELPNCFPTECPDCAPVCEKVLKLGSFKETPAEMHLAQSSLSSLASLTSKSALEVAQKATTTSSLLAAEDQVLCEKCGSLVPVWEMPEHTDYHFALDLQKSFLQPHSSNPQVVPASSPQGKRNRKSPLASNNKRPRPEGMQTLESFFKPLTH, from the exons AGGAAATGCGAAAACAAGGCTTATTGCAATGGCTTGATTCTCTTCAGACTGATAACACCACCTCTCCAGACCTACAGCTCACTGTGGGAGCAGTGATCGTGGAGGAAATGAGAGCAGCCATAGAGAGGCAGACTGGTTTTCAGTGTTCAGCCGGGATTTCACACAATAAG GTTCTGGCAAAGCTGGCCTGTGGACTAAACAAGCCCAACCGGCAGACCCTGGTCTCACATGGGTCAGTCCCACAGCTCTTCAGCCAAGTGCCTATTAGCAAAAT cCGTAATCTTGGAGGAAAGCTAGGGGCTTCTGTCATTGAAATCCTGGGGGTAGAATACATGGGAGAACTGACCCAGTTCACTGAATCCCAGCTCCAGAGTCATTTTGGggagaagaatgg ATCTTGGCTATATGCCATGTGCCGGGGGATTGAACATGATCCAGTTAAAGCCAGGCAAATACCCAAAACCATTGGCTGCAGCAAGAACTTCCCAGGAAAAACAGCTCTGGCTGCTCGGGAACAG GTACAATGGTGGCTTTTGCATTTAGCCCAGGAACTAGAGGAGAGACTAATCAAGGACCGAAATGAt AATGACAGGGTGGCCACTCAGTTGGTCGTGAGCATTCGCGTACAAGGAGACAAACGTCTCAGCAGCCTGCGCCGCTGCTGTGCCCTTACTCGCTATGATGCTCACAAGATGAGCCATGATGCATTTGCTGTCATCAGGAACTGTAACACTTCAGGAACCCAAACTGAATG GTCCCCTCCCCTTACAATGGTTTTCCTCTGTGCCACCAAattctctgcctctgccccttcACCTGGCACAGACATCACCATCTTCCTGAGCAGTGACCCAAGTTCTCCGCCAAAGGTGCCAATTACCAGTTCAAAAGCTAAGACCCAGGAAAATGGCCCAGCGGTGACAACCACTAAGAAAGCAACCACTTCTCTGGAATCATTCTTCCAGAAAGCTGCAGAAAAGCAGAAAGTCAAAGAAGCTTCACTTTCTTCTCTTACTGCCACTACGCAGGCCCCCATAAGCAATTCACCCTCCAAGCCCTCATTACCTTTCCAAACCAGTCATACTTCAGGAACTGAGCCCTTCTTTAAACAGAAGAGTCTGCTTCTAAAGCAGAAACAGCTTActaatgttttcttccttccacaaAAACCACAGTCCAGTCCTAAAGAgttaccaaattgttttccaacaGAGTGTCCAGATTGTGCCCCTGTCTGTGAAAAGGTGTTGAAGCTAGGATCCTTCAAAGAAACTCCCGCAGAGATGCATTTGGCCCAGAGCAGCCTAAGCAGCCTTGCTTCTTTAACTTCCAAGTCTGCTCTGGAGGTGGCTCAGAAGGCAACTACTACCTCCAGTCTTCTGGCTGCTGAGGACCAAGTGCTCTGTGAGAAGTGTGGCTCTCTGGTACCTGTATGGGAGATGCCAGAACATACAGACTATCATTTTGCATTGGACTTGCAGAAATCCTTTTTGCAGCCCCACTCTTCAAACCCCCAGGTTGTTCCTGCCAGTTCTCCTCAAGGCAAAAGAAATCGCAAGAGCCCTTTGGCCTCCAATAATAAACGCCCTAGGCCTGAGGGCATGCAGACATTGGAATCATTTTTTAAGCCATTAACACACTAG
- the GTPBP2 gene encoding GTP-binding protein 2 isoform X2: MDSRVSELFGGCCRPGGGPAVGGTLKARGAGGSSSCGGPKGKKKNGRNRGSKANNPPYLPPEAEDGNIEYKLKLVNPSQYRFEHLVTQMKWRLQEGRGEAVYQIGVEDNGLLVGLAEEEMRASLKTLHRMAEKVGADITVLREREVDYDSDMPRKITEVLFLDLRVAVLGNVDSGKSTLLGVLTQGELDNGRGRARLNLFRHLHEIQSGRTSSISFEILGFNSKGEVVNYSDSRTAEEICESSSKMITFIDLAGHHKYLHTTIFGLTSYCPDCALLLVSANTGIAGTTREHLGLALALKVPFFIVVSKVDLCAKTTVERTVRQLERVLKQPGCHKVPMLVISEDDAVTAAQQFAQSPNVTPIFTLSSVSGESLDLLKVFLNILPPLTNSKEQEELMQQLTEFQVDEIYTVPEVGTVVGGTLSSGICREGDQLVVGPTDDGCFLELRVCSIQRNRSACRVLRAGQAATLALGDFDRALLRKGMVMVSPEMNPTICSVFEAEIVLLFHATTFRRGFQVTVHVGNVRQTAVVEKIHAKDKLRTGEKAVVRFRFLKHPEYLKVGAKLLFREGVTKGIGHVTDVQAIAAGEAQANMGF, encoded by the exons ATGGACTCGCGGGTATCGGAGCTGTTTGGCGGCTGCTGCCGGCCCGGAGGGGGCCCGGCCGTGGGCGGAACCCTCAAGGCTAGGGGCgccggcggcagcagcagctgcgGTGGCccgaaggggaagaagaagaacgGAAGGAACAGAGGGAGCAAAGCCAACAATCCCCCGTACCTGCCCCCCGAG gCTGAAGATGGAAACATCGAATATAAA CTGAAGCTGGTGAATCCATCCCAGTATCGTTTTGAGCACCTGGTGACACAGATGAAGTGGCGGCTCCAGGAGGGCCGCGGTGAGGCTGTCTACCAGATTGGAGTAGAAGACAATGGGCTGCTGGTGGGGCTGGCTGAGGAGGAGATGCGGGCCTCCCTCAAGACCCTGCACCGGATGGCGGAGAA GGTCGGGGCAGACATCACTGTTCTCCGGGAGCGAGAAGTGGACTATGATAGTGACATGCCCCGGAAGATCACCGAGGTGCTG TTCCTGGACCTCCGTGTGGCTGTCCTGGGGAATGTGGACTCAGGGAAGTCGACTCTGCTTGGAGTCCTGACCCAAGGAGAGCTGGACAATGGGCGGGGCCGGGCTCGGCTGAACCTTTTCCGCCACCTGCATGAGATTCAGTCCGGCCGAACCTCCAGCATCAGCTTCGAGATCCTGGGCTTTAACAGCAAGGGAGAG GTGGTGAATTACAGTGACTCACGGACGGCAGAAGAGATCTGTGAGAGCAGCTCCAAGATGATCACCTTCATCGACCTGGCAGGCCACCACAAGTACCTGCACACCACCATCTTCGGCCTCACCTCCTACTGCCCTGACTGTGCCCTGCTCCTCGTCAGTGCTAACACTGGGATTG CCGGCACCACAAGGGAACATCTGGGGCTGGCACTGGCCCTGAAAGTGCCCTTCTTCATCGTGGTCAGCAAGGTGGACCTGTGTGCCAAGACCACAGTGGAGAGGACGGTACGCCAGCTAGAGCGGGTCCTCAAGCAGCCTGGCTGCCACAAGGTCCCCATGCTGGTCATCTCTGAGGACGATGCCGTCACTGCTGCCCAGCAGTTTGCCCAGTCCCCCAA TGTCACCCCCATCTTCACACTGTCCAGCGTGTCTGGAGAGAGTCTGGACCTGCTCAAAGTCTTTCTGAATATTCTGCCGCCACTCACCAACAGCAAAGAGCAGGAGGAACTCATGCAGCAGCTGACGGAGTTCCAG GTGGATGAAATCTACACAGTACCAGAGGTGGGGACAGTTGTTGGAGGGACACTTTCCAG TGGGATTTGCCGTGAGGGGGACCAGCTGGTGGTGGGCCCCACGGACGATGGCTGCTTCCTGGAGCTGAGAGTATGCAGCATCCAACGCAACCGCTCTGCCTGTCGTGTGCTGCGAGCTGGCCAGGCCGCTACGCTGGCCCTCGGGGACTTTGACCGAGCACTCCTTCGCAAG GGCATGGTGATGGtgagcccagagatgaaccccaCCATCTGCTCAGTGTTCGAGGCAGAGATAGTCCTGCTGTTCCATGCCACCACCTTCCGACGAGGCTTCCAGGTGACAGTACACGTGGGCAATGTACGTCAGACAGCAGTGGTGGAAAAGATCCATGCCAAG GACAAGCTGCGGACAGGGGAGAAGGCAGTGGTACGTTTCCGCTTCCTGAAACACCCAGAGTACCTGAAGGTGGGCGCCAAGCTGCTGTTCCGGGAGGGTGTCACCAAGGGCATCGGCCATGTCACCGACGTGCAAGCCattgcagcgggagaggcccagGCCAACATGGGCTTCTGA